The following proteins are co-located in the Candidatus Auribacterota bacterium genome:
- a CDS encoding NUDIX domain-containing protein, protein MSKGQEIMVVERDLLLRERPFQGFSPAGAYDYESLILKNYRYAPRGNVEDNPALKQPIAYCIIVNPAMGKIFAYKRAEGDGDYDEVRLRGKWSLGIGGHIDRADLAAENPVRASMLRELGEEIEITGPLTPRILGYINDDMDMVGKVHFGLLYRLDTEAREITQRATEIAESRMLTAGEWQRMLRRRDIVIEEWSRIASGPLLESLSAGGMRHYTFLH, encoded by the coding sequence GTGAGCAAAGGGCAAGAGATCATGGTTGTGGAGCGCGATCTGCTTCTCCGGGAGAGGCCGTTCCAGGGCTTTTCCCCCGCAGGGGCGTACGACTACGAGTCGCTCATCCTGAAAAATTACCGCTATGCACCGCGGGGAAACGTGGAGGACAATCCCGCCCTCAAGCAGCCCATCGCATACTGCATCATTGTCAATCCTGCGATGGGGAAGATATTCGCCTACAAGAGGGCCGAGGGGGATGGGGACTACGACGAGGTGCGGCTGAGGGGAAAGTGGTCCCTGGGAATAGGGGGGCACATCGATCGCGCAGACCTCGCTGCGGAGAACCCGGTCAGGGCGAGCATGCTCAGGGAGCTCGGAGAGGAGATTGAAATCACGGGACCGCTCACGCCGAGGATCCTGGGGTACATCAACGATGACATGGACATGGTGGGCAAAGTCCACTTCGGCCTTCTTTATCGGCTTGATACTGAGGCGAGGGAGATAACGCAGCGGGCGACGGAGATCGCCGAGAGCCGGATGCTCACCGCCGGGGAGTGGCAGCGCATGCTGCGCCGCAGGGATATCGTCATCGAAGAGTGGTCCCGCATTGCCTCCGGCCCCCTCCTCGAGAGCCTGTCAGCGGGGGGGATGCGTCATTACACATTCCTTCATTGA